Proteins from one Pongo abelii isolate AG06213 chromosome 19, NHGRI_mPonAbe1-v2.0_pri, whole genome shotgun sequence genomic window:
- the ALKBH5 gene encoding RNA demethylase ALKBH5, whose translation MAAASGYTDLREKLKSMTSRDNYKAGSREAAAAAAAAVAAAAAAAAAAEPYPVSGAKRKYQEDSDPERSDYEEQQLQKEEEARKVKSGIRQMRLFSQDECAKIEARIDEVVSRAEKGLYNEHTVDRAPLRNKYFFGEGYTYGAQLQKRGPGQERLYPPGDVDEIPEWVHQLVIQKLVEHRVIPEGFVNSAVINDYQPGGCIVSHVDPIHIFERPIVSVSFFSDSALCFGCKFQFKPIRVSEPVLSLPVRRGSVTVLSGYAADEITHCIRPQDIKERRAVIILRKTRLDAPRLETKSLSSSVLPPSYASDRLSGNSRDPALKPKRSHRKADPDAAHRPRILEMDKEENRRSVLLPTHRRRGSFSSENYWRKSYESSEDCSEAAGSPARKVKMRRH comes from the exons ATGGCGGCCGCCAGCGGCTACACGGACCTGCGTGAGAAGCTCAAGTCCATGACGTCCCGGGACAACTATAAGGCGGGCAGCCGAGAGGCCGCCGCTGCTGCCGCAGCCGCCGTAGCCGCCGCAGCCGCAGCCGCCGCTGCCGCCGAACCTTACCCTGTGTCCGGGGCCAAGCGCAAGTATCAGGAGGACTCGGACCCCGAGCGCAGCGACTATGAGGAGCAGCAGctgcagaaggaggaggaggcgcGCAAGGTGAAGAGCGGCATCCGCCAGATGCGTCTCTTCAGCCAGGACGAGTGCGCCAAGATCGAGGCCCGCATTGACGAGGTGGTGTCCCGTGCTGAGAAGGGCCTGTACAACGAGCACACGGTGGACCGGGCCCCACTGCGCAACAAGTACTTCTTCGGCGAAGGCTACACTTACGGCGCCCAGCTGCAGAAGCGCGGGCCCGGccaggagcgcctctacccgccGGGCGACGTGGACGAGATCCCCGAGTGGGTGCACCAGCTGGTGATCCAGAAGCTGGTGGAGCACCGCGTCATCCCCGAGGGCTTCGTCAACAGCGCCGTCATCAACGACTACCAGCCCGGCGGCTGCATCGTGTCTCACGTGGACCCCATCCACATCTTCGAGCGCCCCATCGTGTCCGTGTCCTTCTTTAGCGACTCTGCGCTGTGCTTCGGCTGCAAGTTCCAGTTCAAGCCTATTCGGGTGTCGGAACCAGTGCTTTCCCTGCCTGTGCGCAGGGGAAGCGTGACTGTGCTCAG TGGATATGCTGCTGATGAAATCACTCACTGCATACGGCCTCAGGACATCAAGGAGCGCCGAGCAGTCATCATCCTCAGGAA GACAAGATTAGATGCACCCCGGTTGGAAACAAAGTCCCTGAGCAGCTCCGTGTTACCACCCAGCTATGCTTCAGATCGCCtgtcaggaaacagcagggacCCTGCTCTGAAACCCAAGCGGTCCCACCGCAAGGCAGACCCTGATGCTGCCCACAG GCCACGGATCCTGGAGATGGACAAGGAGGAGAACCGGCGCTCGGTGCTGCTGCCCACACACCGGCGGAGGGGTAGCTTCAGCTCTGAGAACTACTGGCGCAAGTCCTACGAGTCCTCAGAGGACTGCTCTGAGGCAGCAGGCAGCCCTGCCCGAAAGGTGAAGATGCGGCGGCACTGA